The following coding sequences are from one Plectropomus leopardus isolate mb chromosome 10, YSFRI_Pleo_2.0, whole genome shotgun sequence window:
- the sumo3b gene encoding small ubiquitin-related modifier 3, with amino-acid sequence MSEEKPKEGVKTENDHINLKVAGQDGSVVQFKIKRHTPLSKLMKAYCERQGVSIRQIRFRFDGQPINETDTPAQLEMEDEDTIDVFQQQTGGVFS; translated from the exons gAGGGAGTGAAGACGGAGAACGACCACATTAACCTCAAGGTAGCTGGTCAGGATGGCTCAGTTGTACAGTTCAAAATCAAAAGGCATACTCCGCTCAGCAAACTAATGAAGGCATACTGCGAGAGACAG GGAGTGTCAATTCGTCAGATAAGGTTTAGGTTTGATGGACAGCCAATTAATGAAACAGACACACCTGCACAG CTGGAGATGGAGGATGAGGACACTATTGATGTATTTCAACAACAGACAGGAGGAGTCTTTTCTTAA